The Lycium barbarum isolate Lr01 chromosome 12, ASM1917538v2, whole genome shotgun sequence genome includes a region encoding these proteins:
- the LOC132624991 gene encoding uncharacterized protein LOC132624991, protein MFLCLKKKLIGFCGFYLNTMAKNASTVSGNSNLLVEEEAHDSVLKLREEPLELNVRAKKRKTKKRKNRNMEVNESAARFLYCETPSEESEGVLASPRTVITKKLRPFSKVWSDEDEITILEGIIRFKTETGLDAAQNMVKFYPFIRKSLVLDAKLIQVREKIRRFREKYAKSAKNGSGSRTVHEEKLFHLCEEIWTVNAKQKPEQPNSSRTGEHQNLLVNGQGKKLNTPENGRHRLLPETGLNGQAFEAVLERLWTDMDLVINSKAYLHGNQKAVDKRALDLYFDCSKLRIKFGTLVYEKASSPELRDSPELLEQEVLRIYLEMKIELIQLLLNAYNSFSKVDVAVAAPAKHMKKGRREAENEIEKLVSRKKQKKHVAVAQAAEKKKIDANRKEKKNKKRESSSSDDSSKKDHSDEA, encoded by the exons ATGTTTCTCTgtctaaaaaaaaaacttataggCTTTTGTGGCTTTTATCTAAACACAATGGCTAAAAATGCAAGCACGGTTTCAGGAAATTCTAATTTGCTCGTGGAGGAAGAAGCACATGACTCTGTGTTGAAGCTGAGAGAAGAACCATTGGAGCTGAATGTAAGGGCCAAAAAGAGAAAAACCAAGAAAAGGAAAAACAGGAATATGGAAGTAAATGAGTCAGCTGCAAGGTTTCTTTACTGTGAAACTCCGTCTGAAGAGAGTGAAGGGGTATTGGCTTCTCCGAGGACGGTCATAACAAAGAAGCTTCGCCCTTTCTCGAAAGTGTGGAGCGATGAGGATGAAATCACCATACTTGAAGGCATAATTAGGTTCAAGACAGAAACAGGGCTTGATGCAGCACAGAATATGGTGAAATTTTATCCATTTATCCGTAAGTCACTTGTTCTCGACGCTAAGCTGATCCAAGTAAGAGAAAAGATACGCCGTTTTAGAGAAAAATATGCAAAAAGCGCTAAGAATGGAAGTGGTTCTAGAACCGTGCATGAAGAGAAATTGTTCCATTTATGTGAGGAAATTTGGACGGTTAATGCCAAGCAAAAGCCAGAACAGCCTAACTCATCTAGAACAGGGGAACACCAGAATCTACTGGTAAATGGGCAGGGGAAGAAGCTGAATACTCCAGAGAATGGGCGGCATAGacttctcccggaaactggattGAATGGGCAAGCTTTTGAAGCTGTGTTAGAGCGACTATGGACAGATATGGACCTTGTTATAAATTCAAAGGCATATTTGCACGGAAATCAAAAGGCAGTTGATAAAAGAGCTCTTGATCTTTATTTCGATTGTTCTAAATTAAGGATAAAGTTTGGGACATTAGTGTATGAGAAAGCGAGTTCGCCTGAGTTG CGAGATTCTCCGGAGCTACTGGAACAGGAGGTATTAAGGATTTATCTGGAAATGAAGATAGAGCTTATACAACTGCTTTTAAATGCTTATAATAGTTTCAGTAAG GTTGATGTTGCTGTAGCTGCTCCGGCCAAACACATGAAGAAAG GGAGGAGAGAAGCTGAGAATGAAATTGAGAAGTTAGTGAGTAGAAAGAAGCAGAAGAAACATGTGGCTGTAGCTCAAGCTGCTGAGAAAAAGAAGATCGATGCAAATAGGAAggagaagaagaataagaaacgAGAAAGCAGTTCCTCTGATGATAGTTCGAAGAAG GATCATAGTGATGAAGCCTGA